A window of Gemmatimonadaceae bacterium genomic DNA:
TCCGATCCGGGCGGATCATCATGCTGTTCGTCGCGCTCGCGGCGATCGGCATGCCGGCGCTCCACTTCAGCAACAACGGAAATCGCAGCCGGTACAGCGACGCGTTGCTCTTCATATGGTGCTTGATCGCGCTCGGCGTGAACGGGCTGTTCTCGCTCATGCTGTGGGTGTCGGAGCTGCGCCGCTTGCGGACCGAACGGCGGATGGTCGTGTGAGTCTCGATCCCGCCAACACGTTGGCCGACGGCCATCACCATTCCCTGGGAGGTTGACATGCACGACACAAAGGAGCGGTTGTCGTTGTTGTGGATCTTCGCGTTGCTCAACTATCTGTACGCGGACGTCATGGCCTTGTGGGCCCTTCTCGGAGCACCGGCAGCGGACACGCCGCGCCTCGGGCAATTGGCTCTCGCGGGTGCGGCCGTATTGATGGAAATACCGATGGCCATGATTGTGGCGTGTCGGTTTCTTCCGCTCAGAGCGAACCGGCTGGCGAACATCATCGCCGGCAGCATCGTAACCCTGGTCAACGGCTTCCTCACCTTCATTCCGCCGCTCATCGGGCTGGGACGGCCGCCTGCCTTGCCAGAGTACTTGTTCTTCGCGACCATCGAAACGGTATGCACCTCGATCATCGTCTGGCAGGCATGGACGTGGTCGGACGCCAAAGCCGCAGCGAGTTCGCAGCCGATTGTCCGCAAACCGGCAGCCGCGATCACCACTTCTTGAACGGGTCCACGCTCACACGGGAACGGCGGCTGGCGAGCGATCAACGATCACACATCGCTCGCCAGTCGTCGCGTGCGATGTGGATCAGGCGATTGCCGACGCGCATGCCCTTTGAGGCGCTACAGCTGTGAGGGCTTCGGACCCAGAGTGACCACTGCGAACCGCTTCGCTACCTGCTGCTACATTGAGCCTGGCACAACGAGCGGCGAGATGGCCGACCGTCTACGTTTTCGTCTACTCGGGCGCGTGGCCGCTTTGTCGGCGGACCAACTAGGTGAATGGTGGCCTACGCCTTTTGGCGGAGCGGCTGAGGTGACACCACGCCCGGCCTCGCCGCCCGCCTACGTATCCATCCGCGTGTGCTACCCCTCGGCCGGGTGCACGTGCGTGAGCGGTTCCCAGCGGCTGTCGCTTCGTCGCGAGAGATTCCGGTTCAGTCGGCGTCGCCAATCCGGAAAGAAAGTCTCGATGGGAGCGGCGCTCGTCTTCGACGGAAATGGCGCCGGTTCAGCGGCGACTTCCCCGGGTGTCGCCGTCGGCGACCGCATCAATGAACGACGCTCCCGACTTGGGTCGCCCGTCACGGACGCGCCGGTGAATCCGCCGCCTTGCTGTGTGTCCACGGTGCCTCCCGCAATTCCCCGAGCGAGTTTGGTGAAACGTGCTTCAGCCGCATGACCAGAGGACGACGAGAACCCATGCCATGAAGCATGACCCTGCTCGCGACGACAACCCATCGCACGAACGGGTGAAAAGAGCAGTACGCCGAGTGCTCTAGCTCAGAATCACCGCGCACGTCCGACGGCTCACGCGGGTGCCGGAGGCCGCGCGACGATTTCGAGCCAGTGCCGCCCAACGGCGGGCATCGCCGATGGCGCGGGATGCCCGCCGTTGGGGGCGGCGGTAACTTCATCTCGTCGGTAGGTCCCTTCCCGGTGGGCCATTTCTTGTTGCCACGTCACGATTCGCGCGTACGACTTCCACGGCGGCGTCGCGCCCGCCCGGCGCGATGATCACGGTTGCGATCGTCGACGACAATCGCCTCGTGCGCGAGGCGCTCACCGCGATGCTGGATCGGGTTCCCGATCTGCGCGTCGTCGGAACGGGCGTCGCCGATACAGCGTTCCTCGATCAGGTCAAGCCAGACGTGTTGCTCCTCGATGTCGGGCTGGTCGACGACGACAGCCTGGGCGTGGCCGCCGCCCTCACCAAACAGGCGCCACGTACGAAGATCGTCGTCATGGATCTCATCCCGATGAACGAGGACATCGTGCAGTTCGTGAATGCCGGTGTGTCGGGATTCGTCCTCAAGGACGCGACGTTCGACGAGTTCGTGACGACCATCAGATCAGTGGCCGCCGGGGGCAAGGTGTTGCCGCCGCGCATGGCGGAATCTCTGTTCTCGCAAATCGCCAGCACCGCGAGCGCCGCGCAGGGCCGCGCGCGCGTTCTGGAGGACGTGCGCATGACGAGGCGCGAGCGCGAGGTGATCGAGTTGATCGGCGAGGGGCTGAGCAACAAGGAAATCGCCCAACGGCTCAACATTGCGGCGCACACGGTCAAGAGCCACGTGCGGAACGTCATGGAAAAGCTGACGTTGCACACGCGGCTCCAAATCGCCGCGTACTCGCGGCGAGACGGCGCGTAAACGAGATCGGAGGGCGGGGTGTCCCCGCCGGGCCGCTCCGCCAAAAGGCGTAGGCCGCCATTCACCCCTTCGTGTGATGGCTCGCACGCCCCGATGAGGCGTACTCTGTTCCATGTGATTCCGCGACTCGTGGAGCGCACACTTGCAGCAGATGCTGGAGGCCATCGGGACCCGGTCATCCAGGCTCAGCCAGTCGGGGCCCCCGATAGCACCGAGGCTGTATGAACAGCACGTCTTTGCCAACGATGCCCGGCTCCTCTCGTCTGTTGTTCGACTTCGAGCGTTTGCTCGAAACCAGCTTCGGACTACAGACCATGAGGGGAAACG
This region includes:
- a CDS encoding response regulator transcription factor yields the protein MITVAIVDDNRLVREALTAMLDRVPDLRVVGTGVADTAFLDQVKPDVLLLDVGLVDDDSLGVAAALTKQAPRTKIVVMDLIPMNEDIVQFVNAGVSGFVLKDATFDEFVTTIRSVAAGGKVLPPRMAESLFSQIASTASAAQGRARVLEDVRMTRREREVIELIGEGLSNKEIAQRLNIAAHTVKSHVRNVMEKLTLHTRLQIAAYSRRDGA
- a CDS encoding DUF6326 family protein, whose product is MHDTKERLSLLWIFALLNYLYADVMALWALLGAPAADTPRLGQLALAGAAVLMEIPMAMIVACRFLPLRANRLANIIAGSIVTLVNGFLTFIPPLIGLGRPPALPEYLFFATIETVCTSIIVWQAWTWSDAKAAASSQPIVRKPAAAITTS